A portion of the Brevundimonas pondensis genome contains these proteins:
- a CDS encoding PAS domain-containing hybrid sensor histidine kinase/response regulator: protein MTDIDWPRRAGLSGALDEAAIVAITDRAGQILYCNQKFAEVSGYSREELVGRNHRLVNSGHHPREFFQALYRTIASGAVWRGTIQNRKKNGELYWVDTTIVPNLGADGRPETYTAIRFDVSDHVRALKALEVAQDEARRAAQVRDRFFANISHEVRTPLNAVLGLASALAHTALTERQAQMLALITGAGDSLRRVLDDMLDLSKMQAGQFRLAPAPFDLREEIAAVVDMRAATAEQGDVALSVVFSDAADGLVMGDGVRVTQIVSNLVSNAVKFTPAGRVEVRVDLYSGSAGERLMIEVQDTGIGFDPETAARLFHPFVQADDTISREFGGTGLGLSICRSLAELMGGEITAESTPGKGSLFTVVLPIERLQQPLDRTGGESDGLAARAQQILLVEDNAANQMVVRCLLGPLGFDIVTADNGREGVNGFLSGDFDMILMDMQMPVMDGLSAIAEIRAHEARHELRRTPIVMLTANTTDAHHERAMRAGADALVAKPVTLEILLEGLRHGMAAAGLGSRAEIAA from the coding sequence ATGACTGACATCGACTGGCCGCGACGAGCAGGCCTGTCCGGCGCGTTGGATGAAGCGGCGATTGTGGCGATTACGGATCGCGCCGGCCAGATCCTGTACTGCAATCAGAAGTTCGCAGAGGTCAGCGGCTACAGTCGTGAGGAGTTGGTCGGGCGGAATCACCGGCTGGTCAATTCCGGCCATCACCCGCGTGAATTCTTCCAGGCCCTGTATCGCACCATCGCCAGCGGCGCGGTGTGGCGCGGCACGATCCAGAATCGCAAGAAGAACGGCGAGCTCTATTGGGTCGACACCACCATCGTGCCCAACCTCGGGGCGGATGGCCGACCCGAGACCTACACGGCCATCCGCTTCGATGTTTCCGATCACGTCCGGGCGTTAAAGGCCCTGGAGGTCGCCCAGGACGAGGCGCGCCGCGCCGCCCAGGTGCGAGACCGTTTCTTCGCAAACATCAGCCATGAGGTCCGCACGCCGTTGAACGCCGTCCTTGGCCTGGCTTCGGCCCTGGCGCACACGGCGCTGACGGAACGTCAGGCGCAGATGCTGGCCCTGATCACCGGTGCGGGTGATTCCCTGCGTCGAGTGCTGGACGACATGCTGGACCTGTCGAAGATGCAGGCGGGGCAGTTCCGCCTCGCCCCCGCGCCTTTCGATTTGCGTGAAGAGATCGCAGCGGTCGTGGACATGCGAGCGGCTACGGCCGAGCAGGGTGACGTGGCGCTGTCCGTGGTCTTTTCGGATGCGGCGGATGGGCTGGTGATGGGGGATGGTGTCCGTGTCACCCAGATCGTGTCCAATCTGGTGTCCAATGCGGTCAAGTTCACCCCGGCGGGGCGGGTTGAGGTTCGCGTCGATCTGTATTCCGGTAGCGCCGGCGAGCGCTTGATGATCGAAGTGCAGGACACAGGGATCGGCTTTGATCCCGAAACGGCGGCGCGCCTGTTCCATCCCTTCGTGCAAGCCGACGACACCATATCGCGGGAGTTCGGCGGTACGGGACTGGGTCTGTCGATCTGTCGTTCCCTGGCTGAACTGATGGGGGGCGAGATCACCGCCGAATCCACACCAGGCAAAGGCAGTCTGTTCACGGTTGTCCTGCCGATTGAACGGCTGCAGCAGCCGCTGGACCGTACAGGCGGCGAGAGCGACGGATTGGCGGCCCGGGCGCAGCAAATTCTGCTGGTGGAGGATAACGCCGCCAACCAGATGGTGGTTCGCTGCCTGCTGGGGCCTCTGGGCTTCGATATCGTGACGGCGGACAACGGGCGCGAAGGCGTGAACGGCTTTCTGAGCGGCGACTTCGACATGATCCTGATGGATATGCAGATGCCGGTCATGGATGGACTGAGCGCCATCGCCGAGATTCGTGCGCACGAGGCCCGACATGAGCTGCGGCGCACTCCCATTGTCATGCTGACGGCCAACACGACGGACGCGCATCATGAGCGGGCCATGAGGGCGGGGGCTGATGCCTTGGTCGCCAAACCGGTGACGCTGGAAATCCTGCTGGAGGGCCTGCGCCACGGCATGGCTGCGGCCGGGCTCGGGTCCCGGGCTGAGATCGCCGCCTGA
- a CDS encoding hemolysin family protein: MLTIAIAVVLLLVVLNGLFAMTELAVVSSRKSKLQSRAERGDRGARTALKLSEEPTQFLSAVQVGITLIGILAGAYGQATIAGELDRILETSFPAFAPYSEIASTALVVVLITYVSLIVGELVPKRLALIFPETIASKMAAPISTMALVMKPFVLLLTASTSGILKIMGVKDRDGSDVTQEEVESILAEGASAGLIEPEEQVMIEEILRLGDRAVRVAMTPRHEVFWIALDDPEEVLREEIRTCPYSRIVVARESDVDNPLGVVHKKDLLDALLTDGAYDIEKLVAEPAFIPQSTSVLKALEILKGSKVHMAFVVDEYGAFEGVVTATDLLEMIAGDFNESHDEQDLSIRKREDGSWAVDGQADLDELGDELGEDFGEHESFHTVAGLVLHHLSRLPHEGEILQLGRFEVEVIDMDDRRIDKLLFRAIIPGQGSGPTDID; this comes from the coding sequence ATGTTGACCATCGCTATCGCCGTCGTGCTGCTGCTTGTGGTGCTGAACGGCCTGTTCGCCATGACCGAGCTTGCGGTCGTTTCATCGCGTAAATCCAAGCTTCAAAGTCGTGCCGAACGCGGGGATCGCGGCGCCAGGACGGCCCTGAAGCTGTCTGAAGAACCGACGCAGTTCCTGTCGGCGGTGCAGGTCGGCATCACCCTGATCGGGATCCTGGCGGGCGCCTATGGTCAGGCGACCATCGCGGGCGAGCTGGACCGCATTCTGGAGACCAGCTTTCCGGCCTTTGCACCCTATTCCGAGATCGCCTCGACCGCTCTGGTGGTCGTCCTGATCACCTATGTCTCGCTGATCGTCGGCGAACTTGTGCCCAAGCGCCTGGCCCTGATCTTCCCCGAGACGATCGCGTCGAAGATGGCGGCGCCGATCTCGACGATGGCCCTGGTGATGAAGCCTTTTGTCCTGCTGCTGACGGCTTCGACCTCGGGCATCCTCAAGATCATGGGCGTCAAGGACCGTGACGGTTCTGATGTCACGCAAGAAGAGGTCGAGAGCATCCTGGCCGAGGGCGCGTCCGCCGGCCTGATCGAGCCCGAAGAGCAGGTGATGATCGAGGAAATCCTTCGCCTGGGGGACCGCGCCGTGCGCGTCGCCATGACGCCGCGTCACGAGGTCTTCTGGATCGCTCTGGATGATCCTGAGGAAGTGCTGCGCGAGGAAATTCGCACCTGCCCCTATTCGCGGATCGTGGTGGCGCGCGAGAGCGACGTCGATAATCCCCTTGGCGTGGTCCACAAGAAGGACCTGCTGGACGCCCTGCTGACCGACGGCGCCTATGACATCGAGAAGCTGGTGGCCGAGCCCGCCTTCATCCCGCAGTCGACCTCGGTGCTGAAGGCGCTGGAGATCCTGAAGGGCTCCAAGGTCCATATGGCCTTCGTCGTCGACGAATACGGCGCCTTCGAAGGCGTGGTCACGGCCACCGACCTGCTGGAAATGATCGCCGGCGACTTCAACGAGAGCCACGACGAGCAGGACCTGTCGATCCGCAAGCGCGAGGACGGCAGTTGGGCCGTGGACGGTCAGGCTGATCTGGACGAACTGGGCGACGAACTGGGCGAAGACTTCGGCGAGCACGAGAGCTTCCACACCGTCGCCGGTCTGGTGCTGCACCACCTGTCGCGTCTGCCCCACGAGGGCGAGATCCTGCAACTGGGGCGGTTCGAGGTCGAGGTGATCGACATGGATGATCGCCGGATCGACAAGCTGCTGTTCCGGGCGATCATTCCGGGACAGGGCAGCGGGCCGACCGACATCGATTGA
- a CDS encoding amino acid ABC transporter ATP-binding/permease protein has product MSPVTVTGAARLKTLIRAQERQQGARLLTAAVTAALVSAAAVLLLGVSGWFITASALAGLAGPIVAHSFNFMVPSALIRFFAIVRTGSRYAERVTGHDAALKALAALRPQLFEAIARGPATRALGLAGGEASSRMVQDVDAIQNRFVRLSAPWAAAAGLIAGLGLALLTGWTTALAIAAASALGVLSAALVGRWLAEPAGHAIQAASGALKTDFAAFAAAAPELQAYGVKPWAVDRLAERGAELERATERLASAGGWIMLTQSVAMALAVVGVMATAGAASPPLIALAILAAVVTVESAGALLTAFRHNGAVEAAVERLGELLEAPPAASTAGGAPILGLPSAELTLAPPQRLAITGPSGAGKTTLIERWMHLRAPLPGEATLGGADAAEVSSDAARALFAYAPQQAVLLAGSVRENLKLALPGADDEALWAALEDADLAERVRAAPAGLNAPLGENGARLSGGERRRLGLARAYLRPAPWLVLDEPTEGLDAVTEARVLERLAARLARTGQGLILVSHRPAPLALCDQRLTVTGLSPSGAVQMALRKAPTTV; this is encoded by the coding sequence GTGAGCCCCGTGACCGTTACGGGCGCGGCCCGCCTCAAGACCCTGATCCGAGCCCAGGAACGTCAGCAAGGCGCGCGCCTGCTGACCGCTGCCGTGACCGCCGCCCTGGTGTCGGCCGCCGCTGTCCTGCTGCTGGGCGTTTCCGGCTGGTTCATAACCGCCTCGGCCCTGGCCGGACTGGCGGGGCCGATCGTGGCCCACAGCTTCAACTTCATGGTGCCCAGCGCCCTGATCCGCTTCTTCGCCATCGTCCGCACAGGCTCGCGCTACGCCGAGCGCGTCACCGGCCATGACGCGGCGCTCAAGGCCCTTGCCGCCCTGCGCCCGCAACTGTTCGAAGCCATCGCTCGCGGCCCCGCGACCCGCGCCCTGGGTCTTGCGGGCGGCGAAGCCTCTTCACGGATGGTGCAGGACGTGGACGCCATCCAGAACCGCTTCGTGCGCCTGTCCGCGCCCTGGGCCGCCGCCGCCGGTCTGATCGCGGGCCTGGGGCTGGCCCTGCTGACGGGCTGGACGACGGCCCTGGCGATCGCCGCCGCCAGCGCCCTCGGCGTCCTGAGCGCGGCCCTGGTCGGTCGCTGGCTGGCCGAACCCGCCGGACACGCGATCCAGGCCGCATCGGGCGCTCTCAAGACGGATTTCGCCGCCTTCGCCGCCGCTGCGCCCGAGCTTCAGGCCTATGGCGTCAAGCCTTGGGCCGTGGATCGTCTGGCCGAACGCGGCGCGGAGCTGGAGCGCGCGACCGAGCGCCTGGCCTCGGCCGGCGGCTGGATCATGCTGACCCAGTCGGTCGCCATGGCTCTGGCTGTCGTCGGCGTCATGGCCACGGCCGGCGCCGCCTCTCCGCCCCTGATCGCCCTGGCCATCCTCGCCGCCGTCGTCACGGTCGAGAGCGCCGGCGCCCTGTTGACGGCCTTCCGTCACAACGGCGCGGTCGAGGCGGCGGTCGAGCGCCTGGGCGAACTGCTGGAAGCGCCGCCCGCCGCCTCAACCGCCGGCGGTGCGCCGATCCTCGGCCTGCCCTCCGCCGAACTGACACTGGCCCCGCCGCAACGTCTGGCGATCACCGGCCCCTCGGGCGCGGGCAAGACCACCCTGATCGAGCGCTGGATGCATCTGCGCGCGCCTCTGCCCGGCGAAGCGACGCTGGGCGGGGCCGACGCCGCCGAAGTCTCGTCTGACGCCGCCCGCGCCCTGTTCGCCTATGCCCCGCAACAGGCCGTGCTGCTAGCCGGAAGCGTGCGCGAGAACCTGAAGCTGGCCCTGCCGGGCGCCGACGACGAGGCCCTGTGGGCCGCGCTGGAAGACGCCGATCTGGCCGAGCGCGTCCGCGCCGCCCCCGCCGGGTTGAACGCCCCCCTCGGCGAGAACGGCGCGCGGCTGTCGGGCGGTGAGCGTCGTCGTCTGGGTCTGGCCCGCGCCTATCTGCGCCCCGCCCCCTGGCTGGTGCTGGACGAGCCGACCGAGGGTCTGGACGCCGTCACGGAGGCGCGGGTGCTGGAACGGCTGGCGGCGCGTCTGGCGCGCACCGGCCAGGGCCTGATCCTGGTCAGCCATCGCCCCGCCCCCCTGGCCCTGTGCGACCAGCGCCTGACGGTGACGGGCCTGTCGCCGTCCGGCGCGGTTCAGATGGCGCTGCGAAAGGCCCCGACGACGGTCTGA
- the cydD gene encoding thiol reductant ABC exporter subunit CydD, translating to MTAQPIEADAAPAKWLKTALSPRKRIMALASGLVIADAIPAVGLAAGLGLAVGALPQGFSHALPGAALAVASLLARGALTQIASVTAARAARAVKGDLRRQALNGAFSGRLSDAETMTATVEGVEAIDGHVSRFGPARTAAVVTPLLLIAVAAVVSPFTAGIFLFTLAPFVVGMALTGMAAGAESRRQFQALERLSGLFLDRVRALPAILAFQAETQQTAVIARASNDLARRTGKVLKIAFLSSAILEFFSALAVALVAVYCGFNLLKLLPFPAPEQLSLTRAVFLLALAPEVYAPMRRLAAAYHDRQAAEAAVPSLKKLTEDTAPVAVRPSVPASAPAVAFRDVAIAYEAGAPVLTGFNLNVAPGATVALLGASGSGKSSLLHLFLGLSPLSDGEVEVGDLRLSDHPDLTGWIAFAGQAPVVVPGTLAENIALAWRAAPSSRVMQAAARAGFTGDLNRIIDERGGGLSGGERRRLGLARAFLKPAPILLLDEPTANLDAASEAALLPIIRVATEGRTTLIATHSEAVAELADVVVRL from the coding sequence ATGACGGCCCAGCCGATCGAAGCAGACGCCGCCCCGGCCAAATGGCTGAAGACAGCCCTGTCGCCGCGCAAGCGGATCATGGCCCTGGCCAGCGGACTGGTGATCGCCGATGCGATTCCCGCCGTGGGGCTTGCGGCGGGCCTGGGTCTGGCGGTCGGCGCCCTGCCGCAGGGGTTCAGCCATGCCCTGCCCGGCGCCGCCCTGGCGGTCGCCTCCCTGCTGGCGCGCGGCGCCCTGACCCAGATCGCAAGCGTGACAGCCGCCCGCGCCGCCCGCGCCGTCAAGGGCGACCTGAGACGTCAGGCCCTGAACGGCGCATTCTCAGGCCGTCTATCCGACGCTGAGACCATGACCGCGACCGTCGAGGGGGTCGAGGCGATAGACGGTCATGTCTCGCGCTTCGGGCCGGCCCGCACGGCGGCGGTCGTGACGCCCCTGCTGCTGATCGCCGTCGCCGCCGTGGTCAGCCCCTTCACCGCCGGCATCTTCCTGTTCACCCTCGCGCCCTTTGTCGTTGGCATGGCCCTGACCGGCATGGCGGCGGGGGCCGAGAGCCGGCGTCAGTTTCAAGCACTGGAACGGCTGTCCGGCCTCTTCCTCGACCGCGTCCGCGCCCTGCCCGCCATTCTCGCCTTCCAGGCCGAGACGCAGCAGACGGCGGTGATCGCCCGCGCCTCGAACGACCTGGCCCGCCGCACGGGCAAGGTGCTGAAGATCGCCTTCCTGTCCTCCGCGATTCTGGAGTTCTTCTCGGCCCTGGCCGTGGCCCTGGTCGCCGTCTACTGCGGTTTCAACCTGCTGAAGCTGCTGCCCTTCCCGGCCCCCGAGCAACTGAGCCTGACCCGCGCCGTCTTCCTGTTGGCCCTGGCGCCCGAGGTCTATGCGCCGATGCGCCGCCTGGCCGCCGCCTATCACGACCGGCAGGCCGCCGAAGCCGCCGTGCCCAGCCTGAAGAAGCTGACCGAGGACACAGCCCCCGTAGCGGTGCGCCCGTCGGTTCCCGCCAGCGCTCCGGCCGTCGCCTTCCGCGACGTGGCTATCGCCTATGAGGCGGGCGCGCCCGTCCTGACCGGCTTCAATCTGAATGTCGCGCCCGGCGCCACCGTGGCCCTGCTGGGCGCCAGCGGATCGGGCAAGAGCAGTCTGCTGCATCTCTTCCTCGGCCTGTCCCCCCTGAGCGACGGCGAGGTCGAGGTCGGCGACCTGCGCCTGTCCGATCATCCCGACCTGACCGGCTGGATCGCCTTCGCCGGTCAGGCGCCGGTCGTCGTGCCGGGAACCCTGGCCGAGAACATCGCCCTGGCCTGGCGCGCCGCGCCGTCGTCGCGCGTCATGCAGGCCGCCGCCCGCGCGGGTTTCACCGGCGACCTGAACCGCATCATCGACGAACGCGGCGGGGGCCTGTCGGGCGGCGAAAGGCGACGCCTAGGTCTGGCCCGTGCCTTCCTCAAGCCCGCGCCGATCCTGCTGCTGGACGAGCCGACGGCCAATCTGGACGCCGCGTCCGAGGCCGCCCTGCTGCCGATCATCCGCGTCGCTACTGAGGGCCGCACCACCCTGATCGCCACCCATTCCGAGGCCGTCGCCGAACTGGCCGACGTCGTGGTGCGACTGTGA
- a CDS encoding cytochrome ubiquinol oxidase subunit I, with product MDLAVVDLSRLQFALTALYHFLFVPLTLGLSFMLVIMESIYVMTRRPIWRTITRFWGTLFGINFVLGVATGLTMEFQFGMNWSYYSHYVGDIFGAPLAIEGLMAFFMEATFVGLMFFGWDKLKPHAHLFVTFLVALGTNLSALWILAANGWMQNPVGAAFNPDTMRMEVTDFMAVIFNPVAQAKFVHTVSAGYVCAAVVVLGISAFYLLKGKHVGFAKRSMTVAAAFGLLSSLSVVVLGDESGYALTDNQKMKLAALEAMWRTEPAPAGLTAFGLPSLEDRHTHFEVKIPYVLGLISTRSIDKPVIGILELVAVAEDRIERGVVAYDALEKVKADHTDMAARAQFESARGDLGYGLLLKRYVADPRQATPEQIKKAAWDTVPNVPLMFWVFRIMAGIGFLMIGLFATAFVLCTLRKHETKWFLRLAVLAIPLPWIAIESGWLLAEVGRQPWAVEGVLPTFLGASSLSVPQLWTTIVCFTLLYGALAVVEVSLILRTVKKGPFAEQEAREADASTEGEPAVA from the coding sequence ATCGACCTGGCGGTCGTAGACCTGTCACGCCTTCAGTTCGCACTGACGGCGCTATACCACTTTCTGTTCGTGCCCCTCACATTGGGCCTCTCCTTCATGCTGGTCATCATGGAGAGCATCTATGTGATGACGCGGCGGCCCATCTGGCGGACCATCACCCGCTTCTGGGGCACGCTGTTCGGCATCAACTTCGTTCTGGGCGTGGCCACGGGCCTGACCATGGAATTCCAGTTCGGCATGAACTGGTCCTACTATTCCCACTATGTCGGGGACATCTTCGGGGCGCCCCTGGCGATCGAGGGCCTGATGGCCTTCTTCATGGAGGCGACCTTCGTCGGCCTGATGTTCTTCGGCTGGGACAAGCTGAAGCCGCACGCCCACCTGTTCGTCACCTTCCTGGTCGCGCTCGGCACCAACCTGTCGGCCCTGTGGATCCTGGCCGCCAACGGCTGGATGCAGAACCCGGTCGGCGCCGCCTTCAACCCCGACACCATGCGTATGGAAGTCACCGACTTCATGGCGGTGATCTTCAACCCGGTGGCCCAGGCCAAGTTCGTCCACACCGTGTCGGCGGGCTATGTCTGCGCCGCCGTGGTCGTGCTGGGCATCTCGGCCTTCTATCTGCTGAAGGGCAAGCACGTCGGCTTCGCCAAACGGTCGATGACGGTGGCCGCCGCCTTCGGCCTGCTGTCGTCGCTGTCGGTCGTCGTCCTGGGCGATGAGTCGGGCTATGCCCTGACCGACAACCAGAAGATGAAGCTGGCCGCCCTGGAAGCCATGTGGCGCACCGAGCCGGCGCCCGCCGGCCTGACCGCCTTCGGCCTGCCCAGCCTGGAGGACCGCCACACCCATTTCGAGGTCAAGATTCCCTACGTCCTGGGCCTGATCTCGACGCGCAGCATCGACAAGCCTGTCATCGGCATCCTTGAGCTGGTCGCCGTGGCCGAGGACCGCATCGAACGCGGCGTCGTCGCCTATGACGCCCTGGAGAAGGTCAAGGCCGACCACACCGACATGGCCGCCCGCGCCCAGTTCGAGAGCGCGCGCGGCGACCTGGGCTACGGCCTGCTGCTGAAACGCTATGTCGCCGATCCGCGTCAGGCCACGCCTGAGCAGATCAAGAAGGCCGCCTGGGACACGGTGCCCAATGTGCCGCTGATGTTCTGGGTCTTCCGCATCATGGCCGGGATCGGCTTCCTGATGATCGGCCTGTTCGCCACCGCCTTCGTCCTGTGCACCCTGCGCAAGCACGAGACCAAGTGGTTCCTGCGTCTGGCCGTTCTGGCCATTCCCCTGCCGTGGATCGCCATCGAGTCCGGCTGGCTTCTGGCCGAGGTGGGTCGTCAGCCCTGGGCCGTGGAGGGCGTCCTGCCGACCTTCCTCGGCGCCTCGAGCCTCAGCGTGCCGCAACTGTGGACCACCATCGTCTGCTTCACCCTGCTCTACGGAGCCCTGGCCGTGGTGGAGGTCAGCCTGATCCTGCGCACCGTCAAGAAGGGCCCGTTCGCCGAACAGGAAGCCCGCGAAGCCGACGCCAGCACGGAAGGCGAACCGGCGGTCGCCTGA
- the cydB gene encoding cytochrome d ubiquinol oxidase subunit II, producing MELPLDYTTLRLIWWGLLGVLLIGFALTDGFDMGVGALLPFVAKTDEERRMVINTVGATWEGNQVWFIVGGAAIFAAWPQVYAVSFSGFYLAMFLVLSALILRPVSFKYRSKRPEARWRSMWDWGLFVGSFVPALVFGVAVGNVLMGAPFRLDSDLRSFYEGSLLGLFTPFTLVCGLLSVSMLVLHGAAWLSVKGEEGVVLKRARAIGTAAGLASLVLFAVGGAMVAFGDMGFRITGAVDTGGVSNPLRTAVEAAPGAWLDNYGRYPWMVIAPVLGFLGAAVGLLGMWRKSAALAFGGSSASAVGIISTVGLSMFPFILPSSINAQSSLTVWNASSSHTTLFIMLIVVAVFLPFVLFYTAWVYKVLWGRSSTAALKTNPDLY from the coding sequence ATGGAACTTCCCCTCGACTACACCACGCTCCGCCTGATCTGGTGGGGACTGCTGGGCGTGCTGCTGATCGGCTTCGCCCTGACGGACGGCTTCGACATGGGCGTCGGCGCCCTGCTGCCCTTCGTCGCCAAGACGGACGAAGAACGCCGCATGGTGATCAACACCGTCGGCGCGACCTGGGAGGGCAACCAGGTCTGGTTCATCGTCGGCGGCGCAGCGATCTTCGCCGCCTGGCCGCAGGTCTACGCCGTCAGCTTCTCGGGCTTCTACCTGGCCATGTTCTTGGTCTTGTCGGCCCTGATCCTGCGGCCCGTGTCCTTCAAGTACCGCTCCAAGCGGCCCGAGGCGCGCTGGCGCTCCATGTGGGACTGGGGCCTGTTTGTCGGCAGCTTCGTCCCGGCCCTGGTCTTCGGCGTCGCGGTCGGCAACGTCCTGATGGGCGCGCCCTTCCGTCTGGATAGCGACCTGCGCAGCTTCTACGAAGGCAGCCTGCTGGGCCTGTTCACCCCCTTCACCCTGGTCTGCGGCCTGTTGTCCGTCTCCATGCTGGTCCTGCACGGCGCGGCCTGGCTGTCGGTCAAGGGCGAGGAAGGCGTGGTGCTGAAACGCGCCCGCGCCATCGGCACGGCGGCCGGCCTGGCCAGCCTGGTCCTGTTCGCCGTCGGCGGCGCCATGGTGGCCTTTGGCGACATGGGCTTCCGCATCACAGGCGCGGTCGATACGGGCGGCGTGTCCAACCCCCTTCGCACGGCGGTCGAGGCCGCGCCCGGCGCCTGGCTGGACAACTACGGCCGTTATCCGTGGATGGTGATCGCTCCGGTCCTGGGTTTCCTCGGCGCGGCTGTCGGCCTGTTGGGGATGTGGCGCAAGTCGGCGGCGCTGGCCTTTGGCGGCTCCTCGGCCTCGGCGGTGGGGATCATCTCGACGGTCGGCCTGTCGATGTTCCCCTTCATCCTGCCCAGCTCGATCAATGCGCAGTCCAGCCTGACCGTCTGGAACGCCTCGTCCAGCCATACGACCCTGTTCATCATGCTGATTGTGGTCGCGGTCTTCCTGCCCTTCGTCCTGTTCTACACCGCCTGGGTCTACAAGGTGCTGTGGGGCCGCTCGAGCACGGCGGCGCTGAAGACCAACCCCGACCTCTACTGA
- the cydX gene encoding cytochrome bd-I oxidase subunit CydX: MWYFAWILGLGLAVAFGVLNGLWHEFHLYDEGDEGRSEP; encoded by the coding sequence ATGTGGTATTTCGCCTGGATCCTGGGCCTCGGCCTGGCGGTGGCCTTCGGCGTCCTGAACGGCCTCTGGCACGAGTTCCATCTGTACGACGAGGGGGATGAGGGCCGTTCCGAGCCCTGA
- a CDS encoding OmpW/AlkL family protein gives MKTTAALLAAASVLTLAGAASAQNSLGMDAAPEPVGKGTLIVTARMTGVLPQADDAIVTAAGADSGLKVNVGDDWMPTLGFTYFVADHWAVEAILGATQHEVRAKGGTTDVAVHETWVLPPVVTLQYRPTPNATISPYVGAGVSYMAFFDGKDKNGFEVDLDDGFGVALQAGADWNLSGPWTVNLDAKKIWFDTDARINNGALKSSVSLDPWVVSVGVGRKF, from the coding sequence ATGAAGACCACTGCCGCCCTGCTGGCCGCCGCCAGCGTCCTGACCCTGGCGGGCGCCGCCTCGGCCCAAAATTCCTTGGGTATGGACGCCGCGCCTGAACCCGTTGGCAAGGGTACGCTGATCGTCACCGCCCGCATGACCGGCGTCCTGCCCCAGGCCGACGACGCCATCGTCACCGCCGCAGGCGCCGATAGCGGCCTGAAGGTCAATGTGGGCGACGACTGGATGCCGACCCTGGGCTTCACCTATTTTGTCGCCGACCACTGGGCGGTGGAGGCCATCCTGGGCGCCACCCAGCACGAGGTCCGGGCCAAGGGCGGGACGACCGACGTGGCGGTGCACGAGACCTGGGTCCTGCCGCCGGTGGTGACGCTGCAATACCGTCCGACGCCGAATGCGACCATCAGCCCCTATGTCGGGGCCGGCGTCAGCTACATGGCCTTCTTCGACGGCAAGGATAAGAACGGCTTCGAGGTCGATCTGGATGATGGGTTCGGCGTGGCCCTGCAGGCCGGCGCCGATTGGAACCTGTCGGGGCCGTGGACCGTGAACCTCGACGCCAAGAAGATCTGGTTCGACACGGACGCCAGGATCAACAACGGCGCGCTGAAGAGCAGCGTCAGCCTTGATCCGTGGGTCGTGTCGGTGGGCGTCGGCCGGAAGTTCTAG
- a CDS encoding Crp/Fnr family transcriptional regulator — protein sequence MTVRNAALAETAAAPADVRLEDVHPCSTCGARPLGVCADLKGHELQNMACASETITTQPGQALFHEGDPNPFVFNVVDGAVKLYRLLPDGRRQITGFLFQGDFLGLGGRGPSSFTAEALTPLSACRFRRGDFDQLLNALPALEHRLVAMAGDELMAAQEQIVLLGRKTARERIASFLTRLSARQVQLGGTEGRVHLPMTRLDIADYLGLTIETVSRVFTQFKTSGLIQLLPNNEVALPDPEALKALGEGAA from the coding sequence ATGACCGTCCGTAACGCCGCCCTGGCCGAGACCGCCGCCGCGCCTGCCGACGTTCGTCTCGAAGACGTCCACCCCTGCTCGACCTGCGGGGCGCGTCCTCTGGGCGTCTGCGCCGACCTGAAGGGTCACGAGTTGCAGAACATGGCCTGCGCCAGCGAGACGATCACCACCCAGCCGGGTCAGGCCCTGTTCCATGAGGGCGATCCCAACCCCTTCGTCTTCAACGTCGTGGATGGGGCGGTGAAGCTGTATCGCCTGCTGCCCGACGGCCGGCGTCAGATCACCGGCTTCCTGTTCCAGGGCGATTTTCTAGGGTTGGGCGGACGCGGCCCGTCCAGCTTCACCGCCGAGGCCCTGACTCCCTTGAGCGCCTGCCGTTTCCGGCGCGGCGACTTCGATCAGTTGCTGAACGCCCTGCCCGCGCTGGAGCACCGCCTGGTGGCCATGGCGGGTGACGAGCTGATGGCGGCGCAGGAACAGATTGTGCTGCTGGGCCGCAAGACGGCGCGTGAACGGATCGCCAGCTTCCTGACCCGTCTATCGGCGCGGCAGGTGCAACTGGGCGGCACAGAGGGCCGGGTCCATTTGCCAATGACCCGCCTGGACATCGCCGACTATCTGGGCCTGACGATCGAGACGGTCAGTCGGGTCTTCACCCAGTTCAAGACCTCGGGCCTGATCCAGTTGCTGCCGAACAATGAGGTGGCCCTGCCCGATCCCGAGGCGTTGAAGGCCCTGGGCGAAGGCGCGGCCTGA